DNA sequence from the Methanolobus sp. ZRKC5 genome:
TTTTATAAAGATGAAAACGTGGAGATTTAGAAATGGATGATGGAAATCAAGACAAATTATTAACTATATCCCTTGGGAATCATAAATTATACAAAATGTCCCATGGTTCATTTAAAACAGAAAGTGATTCTGAAATTCTTGAAACCTTTAAACAGAATAAATGGATTGTTTTACACGAAGAAACAGGAAGAGGTCAAGGTGAGAGATTTAAAAATGAACTTGAGCAAGGGGATTATGTTTATATAACGATTGGAGCCAATGAACTTTTTGCGATAGCGAGAATCGAATCTAGTAGATGGAACTATGTTCCTAAAAATATCACTAATGATGGAAAACCTTGGATCTACAGAGAGGTTAAATACCTAAAAGATGCAATAAAACCGTATCCAGAAGAACTGAAGAGAAATAGGAAACATATCTACCCAAGCGGGAATAGTACGTTAACTGAAATTTTACCTCAAAGACTTGATGAAGCAAATGAAATTTTGTTTAAGCCATATTTTGGAGTCAGATTTGCATCCGATAAAATAACAACTGTAAAAAAAGATACAAACATACCAATATTTCCCTGCAATACCATATTTTATGGACCTCCTGGAACTGGAAAAACGTTTAACACCATTGACCGAGCAGTTGAAATAATTACTGGCAGTCGTAGAAGTCATGAAGAAAATAAAAAAGTGTTTGATAACTTAAGGGAAGAAGGACAAATAGAGTTCATTACATTTCACCAGAATTACAGTTATGAAGATTTTATGTTAGGTATCCGTCCTGATTTTGAAGACTCTTCTTTAAAATTCAGAAGAACAGAAGGGATATTCTACAAGATGTGTAAAAGGGCAGAAAAAAACTACTTAGAAGCAAACAAAACGAAAGAGAATTTCAGACCGTTTTTTAATGTATTTGCAGAATTTGTAGAGCCACTTAAAAGAGAAGAAAAAGAAGAAATAGAAATAAAGAGTTACCCGGGCACTTCGTCTTTTTGGATTACCGAACTTTATCCTAATTATTTAGGTTTCAGAAAACAATCAGGTAAAGAAAATGACAGGTTAAGTATAGATGCACTTCATAATCTTTATGAAGGAAAGATGGACCTAAAACAGGTCAATGAATTTTATTATGGACCGTTGTTGGATAAATTAGTCAAAAAAGGTCATATTGGAAATGAAAAAAGCAAATTTGTTCCATTAAAAAGATATGTCCTAATAATTGACGAGATTAATAGAGCCAATATATCAAAGGTCTTTGGTGAATTGATTACACTTCTGGAAGAGGACAAGCGCATTGGAGCCAAGAATGAACTTAAGGTCAATATTCCACACGAAGACAAGGTCTTTGGAGTGCCTCCGAACCTTTATCTTATAGGAACTATGAATACGGCTGATAAGTCAATTGCATTAATTGATATTGCACTTAGAAGGCGTTTCGAGTTCATTGGATATTTCCCGGATTATACTTTATTATCTGATGAGGAACGCAGTATTCTCAGACATATAAATAAAGAGATATATGATCGTAAGAAGTCAGCTGATTATCTTATAGGTCATGGATATTTCATGAACAGTATTGATATAGTTGATGTCCTTCGCAATAAAGTAATACCACTTCTAATGGAATATTTTTCAGGTAAGACCGATATCATTGAGGATATCTTCAAAGAAAGCAACTGGTCAGTGAAATATAATACAGAACAATATGACTGGCAAATACAGCAATAGTCCCATGAAAGAGATATTTGAATACGGTGAGCAGTTCAAAGTTCCTGACCGAAGGGCCCTTGAAATATATTTGTATTCCTTATGGCGGGAATACAAAGAGGTCTGGCCATCTAAGAAAGAAGATGAATCTATCGAAAAGAGCAACAATTATCAACCATTTCTGATTTTTGATGGAGAACTTGCCAAGGCAAGGAACTACATAGGCTTCATTCATTTTGAGGACTTCAAAGTAGAGATATTTCCGAAGGTCTTCAAAAATATAACTAATATTAGCAGAGAGCTTATGCATTGCCATTTGTTCTATTGGTTCAGTTACTGTAATAGAGTAAAGTTCCCGTTCAATCAGGCTTTTCTTGATCGATGTGAAATATATGAACTGCCGGAATTAATCATATACTTATTTGCAAATCAAATACATGAGGTTGTAAGCAGTCAGCCTTACTCTGCTTATGAAGAAGTGTCTGAGGCTTTACAGACACCACGTGGCCGGATAAATTTCACCCGTTATGTGAA
Encoded proteins:
- a CDS encoding AAA family ATPase: MDDGNQDKLLTISLGNHKLYKMSHGSFKTESDSEILETFKQNKWIVLHEETGRGQGERFKNELEQGDYVYITIGANELFAIARIESSRWNYVPKNITNDGKPWIYREVKYLKDAIKPYPEELKRNRKHIYPSGNSTLTEILPQRLDEANEILFKPYFGVRFASDKITTVKKDTNIPIFPCNTIFYGPPGTGKTFNTIDRAVEIITGSRRSHEENKKVFDNLREEGQIEFITFHQNYSYEDFMLGIRPDFEDSSLKFRRTEGIFYKMCKRAEKNYLEANKTKENFRPFFNVFAEFVEPLKREEKEEIEIKSYPGTSSFWITELYPNYLGFRKQSGKENDRLSIDALHNLYEGKMDLKQVNEFYYGPLLDKLVKKGHIGNEKSKFVPLKRYVLIIDEINRANISKVFGELITLLEEDKRIGAKNELKVNIPHEDKVFGVPPNLYLIGTMNTADKSIALIDIALRRRFEFIGYFPDYTLLSDEERSILRHINKEIYDRKKSADYLIGHGYFMNSIDIVDVLRNKVIPLLMEYFSGKTDIIEDIFKESNWSVKYNTEQYDWQIQQ